In Vibrio sp. FE10, the following are encoded in one genomic region:
- a CDS encoding SDR family oxidoreductase has protein sequence MVEQLRLHILVIGGSGGIGFAVVKHLLSELSRFDFLDVHVDATYHSQRPELEDNRLNWHQVDATKEADIERLSTQFERLDWLINCVGMLHTPDLGPEKNLSSIDPEFFLKNISVNTLPSLLLAKHFTPILKASDNPKFAVVSAKVGSISDNRLGGWYSYRSSKAALNMFIKTMSIEWQRTLKKGTVLALHPGTTDTALSKPFQTNVPQGKLFESSYVAHQLVDIIRTATPDKSGHFYAYDGEQLTW, from the coding sequence ATGGTGGAACAACTCAGATTACACATATTGGTCATTGGTGGCAGCGGCGGTATTGGTTTCGCCGTGGTTAAGCACCTATTGTCTGAGCTGTCTCGCTTTGATTTTCTCGATGTCCATGTCGACGCGACTTATCACTCACAACGACCGGAATTGGAAGATAACCGTTTGAACTGGCACCAAGTCGATGCCACTAAAGAAGCTGATATTGAGCGGCTAAGCACTCAATTCGAGCGATTGGATTGGTTAATAAATTGCGTGGGTATGCTTCATACACCGGACCTGGGGCCGGAAAAGAACCTGTCCTCTATCGACCCGGAATTCTTCCTGAAAAACATCTCGGTAAACACCCTACCCAGCTTGTTACTGGCCAAACACTTCACGCCGATTCTTAAAGCCAGCGACAATCCAAAATTTGCAGTGGTATCGGCCAAAGTCGGCAGTATTTCAGACAACCGTTTGGGTGGATGGTATAGCTATCGCTCATCCAAAGCCGCACTAAACATGTTCATCAAAACCATGTCGATTGAATGGCAACGCACATTGAAGAAAGGCACGGTGTTAGCGCTACACCCTGGTACAACCGACACGGCTTTATCTAAGCCCTTTCAGACCAATGTACCGCAAGGTAAGTTGTTCGAGTCTAGTTATGTAGCTCATCAATTAGTGGACATCATTCGAACGGCTACGCCGGATAAAAGCGGTCATTTCTACGCGTATGATGGTGAGCAATTGACTTGGTAA
- a CDS encoding cryptochrome/photolyase family protein, with product MNFKTVRLVLGDQLNIEHSWFQQVDDDVIYIIAELKQETGYVASHIQKVAAFFSAMGYFADELKQQGHQVLHLTLDDTTQFENLDALLQHYVHEFAAEKFEYQRPDEYRLLQQLAKLKLIGVTKGCSDSEHFLFPFDEIEAQFPKDKHIMMEHFYRRMRKRFDILLDDGKPVGGKWNYDANNRKKLKKQDIENLPQPLMFANDISAILKRIEHHQVQTIGEVGDQLLWPVNRAQSLSLLAHFCQVCLPLFGQFQDAMTTEHDSKWSLYHSRLSFSLNSKLLSPQEVIDSALSAYQASSKPNAPAIDIAQVEGFIRQILGWREYIRGVYWANMPTYANKNHYSADRQLPHYFWDGQTKMNCMKHAIDQSLEFAYAHHIQRLMITGNFCLITGISPDQVDNWYLGIYVDAIEWVEMPNTRGMALFADGGIVGTKPYSASGSYINRMSDYCKGCHYQIKERSGESSCPFNSLYWRFMNKHREALNRNPRMGMLYRSWDNMDEQDQQAILDTAEQRLTNLENL from the coding sequence ATGAACTTCAAAACCGTGCGCCTTGTCTTAGGCGACCAACTCAATATCGAGCACTCTTGGTTTCAACAGGTTGATGATGACGTCATTTATATCATTGCCGAACTCAAGCAAGAGACGGGCTACGTTGCATCGCACATCCAAAAGGTGGCCGCTTTTTTCTCGGCGATGGGCTATTTTGCCGACGAACTCAAACAACAAGGTCATCAGGTACTCCACCTAACTCTTGATGACACGACTCAATTTGAAAACCTCGATGCGCTATTGCAACACTATGTACACGAGTTTGCTGCTGAAAAATTTGAATACCAACGACCAGATGAGTATCGACTTCTCCAACAACTCGCAAAACTGAAGTTAATTGGAGTAACAAAAGGTTGTAGCGATTCCGAGCACTTCCTTTTTCCGTTTGACGAGATTGAAGCCCAGTTTCCGAAAGACAAACACATCATGATGGAACACTTCTATCGTCGAATGAGAAAGCGTTTCGACATCCTGCTCGACGATGGCAAACCAGTTGGTGGGAAATGGAATTACGATGCAAACAATCGTAAGAAACTAAAGAAGCAAGACATCGAGAACTTGCCGCAACCATTGATGTTTGCCAACGACATTTCTGCGATTTTAAAACGTATAGAGCATCATCAAGTACAAACTATTGGTGAAGTTGGCGACCAGTTATTATGGCCAGTCAATCGAGCGCAAAGCCTGTCTCTGCTTGCTCACTTCTGCCAAGTCTGTTTGCCGTTGTTTGGTCAGTTCCAAGACGCGATGACGACCGAGCACGATTCAAAGTGGAGTTTGTATCACAGTCGCCTCTCTTTTTCGTTGAACAGCAAATTGCTAAGCCCCCAAGAAGTGATTGATTCAGCACTGTCGGCTTATCAGGCTTCTTCTAAGCCAAACGCACCCGCTATAGACATCGCACAAGTCGAAGGGTTCATACGCCAAATTCTAGGTTGGAGAGAGTATATACGTGGCGTTTATTGGGCGAACATGCCTACTTACGCCAATAAAAACCACTATTCAGCAGACCGACAGTTGCCTCATTACTTTTGGGATGGACAAACCAAAATGAATTGCATGAAGCACGCGATTGATCAATCCCTAGAGTTTGCTTATGCGCATCATATTCAAAGACTCATGATCACCGGTAACTTCTGTTTAATCACAGGGATTTCGCCCGACCAAGTCGACAATTGGTACCTTGGTATTTATGTTGATGCGATTGAGTGGGTCGAAATGCCGAATACGCGAGGTATGGCACTTTTTGCCGATGGCGGGATCGTCGGAACCAAACCATACTCTGCCAGCGGTTCTTACATTAATCGCATGAGTGATTACTGCAAAGGCTGTCATTATCAAATTAAAGAGCGCAGTGGCGAGAGTTCTTGTCCATTCAACAGCTTGTACTGGCGCTTTATGAATAAACATCGCGAGGCCTTAAATCGTAACCCTCGAATGGGGATGCTTTATCGCTCTTGGGACAATATGGATGAGCAAGACCAGCAAGCGATACTCGACACCGCAGAACAACGACTGACTAACTTGGAGAACTTATAA
- a CDS encoding DASH family cryptochrome: protein MKKIGLYLFTNDLRINDNQLLHHAAQVVDELVCVIVEPTLSRFSADYAQERIYGAHRQTFISQSIANLESNLVKLGQQLVVIRSNHLAPDTAEQTLSQIIATQQITHFFANAHCGYDERQLIHTVHSRHPELITRLPHHSTLFDLHELPFKLSKVPSSFTKFRKLVEHPDVNSDETVISRLPPAATPIATPEPTSTIPLFSSPTDESAVTSDYLGGEDAGLAHLNNYFSHDYALNYKQTRNAFDGIENSTKLSPWLALGCVSPKTIYRHLKQFEAEHGSNDSTYWIYFELLWREYFYWKCLSLGSSLFGDYANRELYSPNSSATSNFNFAKWKSGNTNYPIVDACMRQLNETGYMSNRGRQLAASCLIFELGIDWRHGAAYFESQLIDYDVASNWGHWAYIAGELRPPVSAQTNKQKNANQAQPKSHHFNLAMQTDMYDPDHIFINKWNTTSNKPVLNNNQDVL from the coding sequence ATGAAAAAGATTGGTCTCTATCTTTTCACAAACGACTTAAGAATCAACGACAATCAGTTGCTTCACCACGCCGCGCAGGTGGTCGATGAGCTCGTTTGCGTTATTGTCGAACCCACACTGTCTCGTTTCTCTGCTGATTACGCACAAGAACGCATTTATGGCGCGCATCGCCAAACCTTTATTTCACAATCGATTGCCAATCTAGAATCGAATTTAGTGAAGCTTGGACAGCAACTGGTTGTGATCCGCAGTAACCATCTAGCACCCGACACTGCCGAGCAAACACTTAGCCAAATCATTGCTACACAACAAATTACCCACTTTTTCGCCAATGCACATTGTGGTTACGACGAGCGACAATTGATTCATACAGTACACAGCCGTCACCCTGAATTAATAACACGCTTGCCACATCACTCCACCTTGTTTGACTTACATGAGCTGCCGTTTAAATTATCGAAAGTCCCGAGCTCGTTTACCAAGTTTAGAAAGCTAGTCGAACACCCGGACGTTAATAGCGATGAGACGGTTATTTCACGCCTTCCGCCAGCAGCGACACCAATAGCGACACCTGAACCAACATCGACAATCCCACTATTCAGTTCACCAACTGACGAAAGCGCAGTAACAAGCGATTATTTGGGTGGAGAAGATGCAGGACTAGCGCATTTAAACAACTACTTTTCACATGATTACGCCCTTAACTACAAACAGACTCGAAACGCATTTGACGGCATCGAAAACTCAACCAAGCTCTCGCCGTGGTTGGCACTCGGCTGCGTTTCGCCTAAAACGATTTATCGCCATTTGAAACAGTTCGAAGCCGAACATGGCAGTAACGATTCAACCTATTGGATCTACTTTGAGTTGTTGTGGCGCGAATATTTCTATTGGAAGTGCTTATCGCTGGGCTCGTCGTTGTTCGGTGATTATGCAAACCGTGAACTCTACAGCCCCAACTCCTCGGCAACGTCGAACTTTAATTTCGCCAAATGGAAAAGTGGCAATACCAACTACCCGATTGTCGATGCCTGCATGCGCCAACTTAACGAAACAGGCTATATGTCTAATCGTGGAAGGCAACTAGCCGCTAGCTGTTTGATCTTCGAATTGGGGATCGACTGGAGGCACGGTGCAGCCTATTTTGAGAGCCAACTCATCGATTATGACGTGGCATCAAATTGGGGTCACTGGGCGTATATTGCAGGAGAGTTAAGACCTCCGGTAAGCGCTCAAACCAACAAGCAAAAGAATGCTAACCAAGCACAACCTAAATCACACCATTTCAACTTGGCTATGCAGACCGATATGTATGACCCAGACCACATCTTTATCAACAAGTGGAATACGACCAGCAACAAACCTGTCTTAAACAACAATCAGGATGTGTTATGA
- a CDS encoding universal stress protein translates to MEYRHILVALEMSDDSKILIDRATFFANKLETELSFVYIDGTHGEIYPELVDIQKSNDDLPVNEDAIKHLREFEAYANQPIQHIFVGTGDLNDKLKDTVKAHNIDLMLCGHHHDFWHKIISHSKQLIDSSSVDILVVPMD, encoded by the coding sequence ATGGAATACCGACATATTCTGGTCGCACTTGAAATGTCTGATGACTCGAAAATACTCATTGATAGAGCAACCTTCTTCGCGAACAAACTAGAAACGGAACTTTCATTTGTTTATATCGACGGTACTCACGGAGAAATTTACCCAGAACTCGTTGATATTCAAAAAAGTAATGATGACCTGCCTGTCAATGAAGACGCCATAAAACACTTAAGAGAGTTTGAGGCTTACGCTAACCAGCCGATTCAACATATCTTTGTGGGTACGGGTGATTTGAATGACAAACTCAAAGACACGGTAAAAGCGCACAACATTGACCTAATGCTTTGCGGTCATCATCATGATTTTTGGCACAAGATCATCTCACACTCGAAGCAATTGATAGACTCTTCCTCTGTCGACATACTCGTCGTTCCTATGGACTAA
- a CDS encoding PcfJ domain-containing protein gives MTALLTIPTRTLGFDYDIEISDWSQKLVGFHVFEDGRRPLDGGIGLSLNLVEQFDVNGRWLDSLPARYREITDDFPEYQYQMLWLAANTYEAAQLLELRPVILALICMKHSVDNKKALELSRLGQKKILAKLGLDGSKATLKFIDKLELHYNVGDELDHIVRILEPLQRRVLKFKHYSKVGYTALRLDQVHPFLTGSRLGIAMVEEGRLNAPSKMAMFQDAILLGQDLEMDDPLRAITSQNSFAMFEQLHDRWTEQRQLRRLEGNRPVDMDIPYPVPLLGNDNIHPLTDYYDLEQEGVEQKHCIGVYHNRIMSDRYVVFRMLKPQRLTIGLRRVPSKAFPFEIDQICGKRNAPPSESARQVIHDWLEVSKQKYPKQ, from the coding sequence ATGACAGCATTACTTACCATTCCCACTCGCACATTAGGCTTTGATTACGATATTGAGATCAGTGATTGGTCGCAAAAGCTCGTGGGCTTTCATGTGTTTGAAGATGGTAGACGTCCGCTCGATGGTGGTATTGGTTTAAGCCTCAATCTCGTTGAACAGTTTGATGTAAATGGTCGTTGGTTAGATTCGTTGCCTGCTCGTTATCGTGAAATCACCGATGATTTTCCAGAGTATCAATATCAAATGCTCTGGTTAGCTGCCAACACTTATGAAGCGGCGCAACTGCTTGAATTAAGGCCGGTTATTTTGGCGTTAATCTGCATGAAACACAGTGTCGATAACAAAAAAGCGTTGGAACTGAGTCGTTTAGGGCAAAAGAAGATCTTAGCTAAACTCGGCTTAGACGGCAGTAAAGCGACGCTCAAGTTTATCGACAAGTTAGAGCTTCATTACAACGTCGGTGATGAGCTTGACCACATTGTTAGAATTCTCGAACCGCTACAAAGGCGTGTGCTCAAATTCAAACATTACTCTAAAGTAGGTTACACGGCGCTGCGTTTGGATCAGGTTCATCCGTTTTTAACCGGCAGTCGATTAGGCATTGCGATGGTTGAAGAGGGCAGGCTCAATGCCCCTTCAAAAATGGCCATGTTCCAAGATGCGATTTTACTAGGTCAAGATTTGGAGATGGATGACCCACTGCGCGCTATCACGAGTCAAAACTCCTTTGCTATGTTTGAACAACTGCATGATAGATGGACAGAGCAGCGTCAACTGAGAAGGTTAGAGGGAAATCGCCCTGTGGACATGGACATCCCTTATCCAGTTCCTTTACTCGGTAACGACAACATTCATCCGCTGACTGATTACTACGACCTTGAACAAGAGGGCGTGGAACAAAAACATTGTATTGGTGTTTATCATAATAGAATCATGAGCGACCGCTATGTGGTATTTCGCATGCTCAAACCTCAGCGCTTAACCATTGGCCTGCGTCGTGTTCCGAGCAAAGCCTTTCCGTTTGAAATTGATCAGATTTGTGGGAAACGAAATGCCCCGCCATCTGAGTCTGCTCGCCAAGTCATTCATGATTGGTTAGAAGTGAGTAAGCAAAAGTATCCGAAGCAATAG
- a CDS encoding GNAT family N-acetyltransferase encodes MQRVVFRQCEQHSPYWQQLERLFQSAWSDFDFKASYSDEANLDNPQLPPVIVVLRDNVVIGGLAYSHFQEPHQVRDVVWVNAVYVDSQWRGQGIASELIKRAVAQMPEYYRSQPQSSKDSTSKLYAYTNIAPLYLSLGWSIVDIETDPEHHVMRVSF; translated from the coding sequence ATGCAGAGAGTCGTATTCAGACAATGTGAACAACACTCACCATACTGGCAGCAACTCGAACGACTTTTCCAAAGCGCATGGTCGGATTTCGACTTTAAGGCTTCATATTCCGACGAAGCCAATCTAGATAACCCCCAGTTACCACCTGTAATTGTTGTGCTACGAGATAATGTCGTCATCGGTGGGTTAGCGTATTCCCATTTTCAAGAACCTCATCAAGTAAGAGACGTGGTTTGGGTCAATGCTGTTTATGTTGATTCCCAGTGGCGTGGTCAAGGTATTGCGAGTGAATTGATTAAACGCGCAGTCGCGCAAATGCCAGAATACTATCGATCTCAACCTCAATCCTCGAAAGATTCAACGTCTAAGTTGTACGCCTACACCAATATTGCACCTTTGTACCTTTCTCTCGGTTGGTCAATTGTCGATATTGAAACCGACCCAGAACATCACGTGATGAGAGTTTCGTTTTAG
- a CDS encoding 4'-phosphopantetheinyl transferase family protein translates to MMNNTFRPLPTDHPFIVAEFGFQKELSCKTKGIEIHVAQFDQQSYDDRLFDITNVYCPIAITQSVDKRKAEYFAGRYLVARELQNLGFSHQALEPNSDRSPRLPSDVIGSISHSNDLATVAVLPSSTANRENIGLDIQHLISSEVCDDIENIVATVQEVGLVVRYGLTRAEAVTLLFSAKESIYKALARFARRGLNFNSARLFAIDNDTVQFELSKDITSQISDSESHDSKGNKSESIICQYDYLAQQNAYLTVCDYSADT, encoded by the coding sequence ATGATGAACAACACCTTTCGTCCACTACCAACCGATCATCCATTTATTGTGGCCGAATTTGGCTTTCAAAAAGAATTGAGCTGCAAAACTAAAGGTATTGAAATCCATGTCGCGCAGTTTGATCAACAAAGCTATGACGACCGTCTGTTTGATATAACAAACGTATACTGCCCTATCGCGATCACTCAATCGGTCGACAAAAGAAAGGCGGAATATTTTGCGGGACGATATTTGGTCGCGAGAGAATTACAAAACCTGGGCTTTTCACATCAAGCCCTTGAACCGAATAGCGACCGAAGTCCGCGCCTACCAAGTGATGTCATTGGCTCTATTTCTCATAGTAACGATTTAGCCACAGTTGCCGTTTTACCTTCTTCTACTGCGAACAGAGAAAACATTGGGCTCGATATCCAACACCTAATCTCCAGTGAAGTTTGTGATGATATCGAGAACATAGTCGCAACCGTTCAAGAGGTCGGTTTGGTGGTGAGATATGGCTTAACTCGGGCAGAAGCTGTGACATTGCTATTTTCGGCTAAGGAGTCTATTTACAAAGCATTGGCTCGCTTTGCTAGAAGAGGACTAAATTTTAACTCGGCAAGATTGTTCGCAATCGACAATGACACAGTTCAGTTCGAACTGTCCAAAGATATTACTTCGCAAATTTCGGATTCAGAGAGTCATGATTCAAAGGGCAATAAATCGGAGAGTATAATTTGCCAATACGACTACTTAGCACAACAGAACGCATACCTGACGGTGTGTGACTACTCGGCAGATACATAG
- a CDS encoding ABC transporter ATP-binding protein, whose translation MLEAKGLGFSVGDKQLLKTFNVSFEQGKIYALVGHNGSGKSTLLKLLAKQQSATSGDIFLKDKAVAKWSDKDFAQQIAYLPQHLPVTDSLSGKDLVSFGRYPWHGLLGRLSSKDKQYVEEAMQLTDTVQYADRLVDTLSGGERQRVWLAMLLAQRTKYLLLDEPLAALDIGHQIEMLTLIKRLSETLEIGVIIVIHDINMAARFCDHIIALHSGELLVEGEVDEVFKESILKDIYGVPMHITQHSAGYPVAMPGDLEPA comes from the coding sequence ATGCTCGAAGCAAAGGGACTCGGTTTTAGCGTAGGGGATAAGCAATTGCTCAAGACATTCAATGTGTCGTTTGAGCAAGGAAAAATCTACGCTTTGGTTGGGCATAACGGCTCGGGGAAATCGACCTTATTAAAGTTGTTAGCGAAGCAGCAGAGCGCTACTTCAGGCGATATTTTCTTGAAAGATAAAGCGGTCGCTAAATGGTCTGATAAGGACTTCGCACAGCAAATTGCTTACTTACCTCAACATTTACCTGTAACCGACAGTTTATCTGGCAAAGATCTCGTGAGCTTTGGTCGCTACCCTTGGCATGGCTTATTGGGTCGACTTTCAAGTAAAGATAAACAGTATGTTGAAGAGGCAATGCAACTTACCGACACAGTGCAATACGCTGATCGTCTGGTGGACACTTTATCGGGTGGTGAACGCCAGCGTGTGTGGCTTGCGATGTTGTTAGCTCAACGCACCAAATACCTTTTGCTTGATGAACCTTTAGCGGCACTTGATATCGGTCATCAGATTGAAATGCTGACATTGATTAAGCGACTGAGTGAAACATTAGAGATTGGCGTGATCATCGTCATTCACGACATCAATATGGCTGCGCGTTTCTGCGATCACATTATTGCCTTGCATAGTGGTGAGTTATTAGTCGAAGGTGAGGTTGATGAGGTGTTTAAAGAGTCAATATTGAAAGATATCTATGGTGTGCCTATGCACATTACTCAACATTCTGCGGGTTACCCAGTCGCGATGCCTGGTGATTTGGAGCCAGCATGA
- a CDS encoding ABC transporter substrate-binding protein — MMLKHFFQSILHRSHVNRTLISSVVISSLLAFSSLSSASQATSELNDGARPRLVSIDWTHTETLLALGVVPVAVAQIPDYNSWVKSPQIPPTVADVGLRTQPNLERIHELKPDKILLSPMFSTLETQLSKIAPVTTIGLYRSGDVDWSALETVTRKLAEVSEKQPQAEVLIQKANAEMDRLGSQLPNSAPAMLMVQFMDTNHVRVFGDNSLYKASVNKIGLESAWKEQTNAWGYSLVGVDQLIGVKGQIVIISPMPAGTEESLKANQFWQYIVKESGYPALQVPAVWSFGAIPSATRFARFIVSELNQGDVL, encoded by the coding sequence ATGATGCTTAAACATTTTTTCCAATCAATATTACATCGCTCGCACGTTAATCGTACTCTTATTTCAAGTGTCGTCATCTCGAGCTTACTGGCGTTTTCTTCACTTTCGTCAGCCAGTCAAGCTACGTCTGAGTTGAATGATGGTGCTCGACCTCGATTGGTTTCTATCGATTGGACTCACACTGAAACGCTTTTGGCATTGGGCGTTGTTCCTGTCGCGGTAGCGCAAATACCCGATTACAACTCGTGGGTAAAGTCTCCTCAAATTCCCCCAACTGTTGCTGATGTTGGCTTACGAACGCAGCCAAACCTTGAACGTATTCATGAGCTTAAACCAGACAAGATATTACTCTCTCCAATGTTTTCAACGCTGGAGACTCAACTAAGCAAAATTGCCCCTGTCACGACCATTGGTTTGTACCGAAGTGGAGATGTTGATTGGTCGGCGTTAGAAACGGTTACTCGAAAGCTAGCAGAGGTCTCTGAGAAACAACCTCAAGCTGAAGTTTTGATTCAGAAAGCGAATGCTGAAATGGATCGTTTAGGATCTCAGCTACCCAACAGTGCGCCTGCAATGTTGATGGTGCAATTCATGGACACTAATCACGTTCGCGTCTTTGGAGACAACAGCCTATACAAAGCTTCAGTCAACAAGATTGGCCTTGAATCAGCATGGAAAGAGCAAACCAACGCTTGGGGTTACAGTTTGGTTGGTGTCGATCAGCTCATTGGTGTTAAAGGACAAATCGTGATTATTTCGCCAATGCCAGCAGGGACTGAAGAGAGCCTTAAAGCAAATCAGTTTTGGCAATACATTGTGAAAGAGTCGGGCTATCCCGCCTTACAAGTACCAGCAGTTTGGAGCTTCGGGGCGATACCTTCTGCAACACGCTTTGCGCGCTTCATTGTCTCTGAATTGAACCAAGGAGACGTGCTATGA
- the fhuB gene encoding Fe(3+)-hydroxamate ABC transporter permease FhuB, whose translation MRALSFGVLTLLMVSTLALIGQHLSVSQFGLSRLSSLWSADFTSLDSVKLHLAWWPRLFTTLLSGAALAVAGVLMQQVLRNPLASPSTLGVASGSSFALMLATLYAPWLLEWSYSLVALVGGVTTISLVFALSWRRALSPTVVIVSGLVVNLYFGALSTVLLMVNQDKLNGLMIWGAGSLVQTGWGDVQYLAPRLAIATLMAFLFVKPLSLLQLSEQGAKSLGVSLPKLRIGCLGLAVLLTAWVVSAVGVIGFVGLAAPALARLMGVHRLVPKLLVSMVLGGLLLSLTDLLIQQLPGIMSMFIPTGAATAALGAPLLLWLLPKLSMKSQSQTQTVLTRHKEVASRLNKHSVVLASLFIVLSLVVFSLFSVQTEGWRWLFQTQDWAMLEWRLPRLTAAALAGGMLAVAGTIVQRLSGNPMASPEVIGISSGTALGLIIAIFAGFGSSVVGLYVGGFIGAVCTLGIIVVLNQKSGFQPERVLLTGVAITALMNAVQSFVLAGGDPRSYQVLAWLAGSTYYVTEETLVPLLISSVVFISLGFLCARWLDVLPLGQASAQSLGINVSRSRILLLVLVACLTVSATLVVGPLSFIGLMAPHMARLFGYSRAKEHLICSSLIGMALMLFSDWLGRQWLYPQEIPAGLVASIIGGMYLMWGLRRL comes from the coding sequence ATGAGAGCTCTCTCGTTTGGTGTTTTAACACTGTTAATGGTTTCTACATTAGCGCTAATTGGCCAACACTTATCTGTCTCTCAATTTGGACTGAGCCGACTTTCTAGTTTGTGGAGTGCTGATTTCACCTCTCTAGATTCAGTGAAACTGCATTTGGCTTGGTGGCCGAGGTTATTCACCACACTGTTATCTGGCGCAGCGCTCGCGGTGGCGGGAGTTTTGATGCAACAAGTGCTCAGAAACCCGTTGGCTTCACCGTCTACGTTAGGTGTTGCGAGTGGTTCGAGCTTTGCACTTATGTTAGCGACGCTTTACGCCCCTTGGCTTTTAGAGTGGTCTTATTCGCTGGTGGCGCTTGTTGGTGGCGTAACTACCATTAGTTTGGTGTTTGCTTTGTCTTGGCGACGAGCTTTGTCTCCAACTGTGGTGATTGTATCTGGCTTAGTCGTGAACCTCTATTTTGGTGCTTTGAGTACTGTCTTATTGATGGTGAACCAAGACAAACTGAATGGCTTAATGATTTGGGGCGCAGGTTCATTGGTTCAAACCGGATGGGGAGATGTTCAGTACTTAGCTCCACGTTTAGCGATTGCGACTCTCATGGCGTTTCTGTTTGTAAAACCATTGAGCTTGCTCCAGTTATCAGAGCAAGGCGCTAAGAGCTTAGGTGTTTCGTTACCCAAATTGAGAATTGGTTGTTTAGGGTTAGCTGTATTGTTGACGGCATGGGTTGTCAGTGCTGTCGGTGTTATCGGTTTTGTTGGTTTAGCCGCACCAGCGTTAGCACGTTTAATGGGCGTGCACCGTTTAGTCCCTAAATTATTGGTATCTATGGTGTTAGGTGGCTTGTTGTTAAGCCTTACCGATCTGCTGATTCAACAACTACCTGGCATCATGTCGATGTTTATACCAACAGGTGCTGCAACGGCTGCGTTAGGTGCTCCGTTGTTATTGTGGTTGTTGCCTAAGTTATCAATGAAAAGCCAATCACAAACGCAAACGGTATTAACGCGTCATAAGGAAGTAGCTTCTCGCTTAAACAAGCATTCAGTGGTATTGGCCAGCTTGTTTATTGTTCTGTCACTGGTTGTATTCAGTTTGTTTTCTGTACAGACAGAAGGTTGGCGTTGGTTATTTCAAACTCAAGACTGGGCAATGCTTGAATGGCGTTTGCCTCGATTAACAGCAGCGGCATTGGCGGGCGGCATGTTGGCCGTCGCTGGTACGATCGTTCAGCGTTTGAGTGGCAACCCAATGGCTAGCCCAGAAGTGATTGGTATTAGTTCTGGTACGGCATTAGGTTTGATCATCGCAATCTTTGCGGGCTTTGGAAGCAGCGTTGTTGGGCTTTATGTCGGTGGCTTTATTGGCGCGGTCTGTACTTTGGGAATCATTGTTGTGCTTAACCAAAAGTCGGGCTTCCAACCGGAAAGAGTATTACTAACAGGCGTTGCGATAACGGCACTGATGAACGCTGTGCAAAGTTTTGTACTGGCAGGCGGTGACCCAAGGAGTTATCAAGTTCTGGCTTGGTTGGCAGGTTCAACGTATTACGTCACCGAAGAAACACTCGTTCCGTTACTGATATCTTCGGTGGTATTTATCTCGTTAGGTTTTCTCTGTGCGCGATGGTTGGATGTGTTGCCATTAGGGCAGGCGAGTGCGCAATCTCTTGGTATCAATGTATCAAGATCTCGAATTCTATTGTTGGTGCTGGTGGCATGTTTAACCGTGAGCGCAACACTGGTGGTGGGTCCATTAAGCTTTATTGGTTTGATGGCTCCACACATGGCGAGACTATTTGGTTATAGCCGTGCTAAAGAGCACTTGATCTGTTCTTCGTTAATTGGAATGGCGCTGATGTTGTTCTCGGATTGGCTTGGTAGACAGTGGCTTTACCCACAAGAGATCCCGGCAGGCTTGGTGGCTTCGATTATCGGTGGCATGTACTTGATGTGGGGCTTAAGAAGGTTATAG